In Kamptonema formosum PCC 6407, the genomic stretch GGAATAAAGTAATTTACACTGATTCTCTTGGAGAGAAACTAATACAGAAAATGGCACGGCATCTCCCTGCAAATACGCATCGAACAAGCGATATTGAGTGTTGCCATCTGTTACTTCAGTTACAAACTCTGTCCTGAGAGTGCCTAGACCAACTGGAAGGCAAGCTGAAGAGAAATCAGCGTTACGAGGCTGCTGGCTAAAAGCAGGAGAATAGCTGAATAAGCTGCTTAACAAATAAACCAAAAAAGCTGTTAATAAGCCCCAGGTAAACTTCAACAGAATTGTCCGTTTTTTCAAGTAAATCATAGTGCTGAACATCTCCGTTTAATTCAAATTCCTTCTTGATATGGGTTAACAGCCGTTCCATTAATGCGGGTTTCAAAGTGCAAGCGAGGGTCTGCCGTTGTCCCAGTGCTGCCTAGTTCGCCTATGACTTGGCCTTGAGAAATGCGATCGCCAACTTTGAGTTTCACTGAACCCTCGCGCAAGTAAGCGTACCGAGTTGTACGACCGTTGCCGCGATCGATTTCAATCCAGTTACCGTAGCCACCGCCGCAGTTTTGTACCCCTTCTTTGCAGTTAGAAACCACTGTCTTGACAACCCCACCATCAACTGCTTTTATTGGACTTCCCATTGAGCCCGCAATGGCAATACCGCTGTAGGTTTTCCGCACGCCGGAAACGGGACGAGTTCGCATCCCAAAGCGCCTGGTTACTAGCCCATTTGCAGGCTTGATACCTGTTGATTGACCGCCGGGGGTAACACTCGCAGAATTAGAAGATTGCGCCACACTAGAAGTAGGAACGCAAGCAGCAGTATTCGACCCCGCGACTGTTGTACTTCCCCCTCGATAACGCTTCAAAACATCCTGTCCGTAACTTAAGAGAGTTAAACGACTAAATGTATCCGTTGCTCCGCCATCAACTTTGGAATAATCGCCTCCAAAATGTTTTTGAGCTACTCGCTCAATCAGGCGATCGCCACTAAAAAAACTCCCGGTAGTAGGGTCTTTTTCTTGAGAGGTAGCATTCAGCTTAGAAGCGATAGTTTGAGCAAAAACAGCTTCTTGATCGGCAGGTGGAAAAAATTGAAAAAGTTCTGCTTGAGTGGGTTGATAACCCCCTTGCAACTTGGCTAAAAATTGCTCGCCTTCTGGTTTAGATGAAATTGAACTAGCAGCGTACTCGTTGTAGCTCATAAACTGGTACTTGCCCAACGGAACCCCGCAATTCTTGCCACCATCAGCGCAAACATGAACGCCGACAGTTTCATAAGAACTGCTGCTTTCGATATTGGCGATCGCCTCCGACAAAGCGGCAACATTTACTCCTTGAACATTGCCAATTGACACTGGTGCAGTGGCACTAGGAGGGCAAGGAACGTTAATATTAGCTGCTGTACCTACACCTTTTGTAACAGGAGAAGATACTGAGCCACGAACCGCCCCAGTTGCTACAGAGGAAGAGCTGCTAGAGGATGGTTCCAAGGCTCCAACAAAAATGGGAGAATTAACCCGATAGGTGAAAAAGGGTAGTGGCCCAATAAAATAAGGAGAGCAACCGCAAGGGGAACAAAATCGGAAGAATAGAGCCGTATCAACGGTATCGGTTTGCTCGTCAGGTTCCATGACCACTACCTTAAAAGCACTGCCAAAAGGCAATCTTCCTGTCGGTTCTTTGCCACCATTGACACCTTTAAGACAGCCCGAGCCGCCCTCGACTTCCTGGTACTTACCGCTAATCCATTGCTTGCCTTCCAGAACACCGCGAGCGTTCCGACCTGAATTTTCCAGATCGTCTAGTTCGATGTAAGCACAATCATTTTCTTGGCAGTTAACTGAGAATCCCTGAACGTCGGAGCCTGATATCGTCTTAGTTCGCCGCCGTTCGGCTGGACCATAAATTGCATCAATTCTCATTACTAAATTGCCAATTTCTGCAATTGGATTGGGAAAACTCGATAGAGGTAAAACATTCAGCCCTGGTACGTCTTTAATTAAGGTTGTTTGCCAATCTGAAAATGCGCCAAGTTGAGCACTGCTTAAGTTGGGAATTGAAGATAGTGAATACTGAGACAGGTCAATTTCTGCCAGTTTCAAATTACCTAATTGTGGATGGGAACTGAGAACCCGATCTAAAGTGCGATCGCCTACATCAATGCCAGCAGCTTTTGTTGTTAGCAGTCCCGCCACTGG encodes the following:
- a CDS encoding M23 family metallopeptidase; translated protein: MPTRLLEIPGIDRQGNSTSVNALLPDWTQISFSQMPPISQSGSLEAGEYKQAIGYDLSRSWTAGQTPDQYIMLGDISQALQPELLSFGFVTEQAGLNLDSIALSAFTLVAKQSLNQLIQAIPLLGQFKVAEIAPVAGLLTTKAAGIDVGDRTLDRVLSSHPQLGNLKLAEIDLSQYSLSSIPNLSSAQLGAFSDWQTTLIKDVPGLNVLPLSSFPNPIAEIGNLVMRIDAIYGPAERRRTKTISGSDVQGFSVNCQENDCAYIELDDLENSGRNARGVLEGKQWISGKYQEVEGGSGCLKGVNGGKEPTGRLPFGSAFKVVVMEPDEQTDTVDTALFFRFCSPCGCSPYFIGPLPFFTYRVNSPIFVGALEPSSSSSSSVATGAVRGSVSSPVTKGVGTAANINVPCPPSATAPVSIGNVQGVNVAALSEAIANIESSSSYETVGVHVCADGGKNCGVPLGKYQFMSYNEYAASSISSKPEGEQFLAKLQGGYQPTQAELFQFFPPADQEAVFAQTIASKLNATSQEKDPTTGSFFSGDRLIERVAQKHFGGDYSKVDGGATDTFSRLTLLSYGQDVLKRYRGGSTTVAGSNTAACVPTSSVAQSSNSASVTPGGQSTGIKPANGLVTRRFGMRTRPVSGVRKTYSGIAIAGSMGSPIKAVDGGVVKTVVSNCKEGVQNCGGGYGNWIEIDRGNGRTTRYAYLREGSVKLKVGDRISQGQVIGELGSTGTTADPRLHFETRINGTAVNPYQEGI